GGGTTTGACGGCATGGAAATTGTGCTGGATTAAGATCCTATCCCATTAGGGCTATTTTGAACCAGGGCAGTGCTCAGACAAAACTCACTAAATTTTGAAAGTCCTTCAGGACGGTCCGAAGAGGGAGCGTAGCGAATCATCCTCACGAACTACGTAGGCCTGTTAGCCGGTCTTGTCATGGGAGGGTTAATACCTTATCTGCCGGGAATGAAGTCGGAGGAAAACGCTGGATAAACGGTCCCCGACAGCGTTAACATAACAGCGTTTTACTCTCCGTATTATCGCGGCTGCTGAACCCCGATTAATCTGAGAGAGAAAATACAATGGAAACAACCCGTAACCGGGATTGGCGCATTGCGCAAAAGCAGCGCAATAAGTCTCGCGATGCTCACTCCGCCCTTTTACGTTTTCGTAGTGAAAAAAACTGGAAGCTGCTCTATATGCGTTCAGAAAAATTGCTACGAGCCGTGCAGTTGGGAATGGAATATCCCCGTAAAACCCGTCGCCAATTGGCGCAACAAGGAATAGAAGAGCTGTTATCAAATTGATCAACGTGCTTTTTGTTTGTAGCCGCAATCAATGGCGAAGCCCTACGGCGGAACAAGTGTTCCGCCGCTATCCCGGTATGAACGTTCGCTCTGCGGGCACTAGCCGGAACGCCAGAAAACCCCTTTCCCCTGAACTCCTCCATTGGGCGGATATCATCTGCGTGATGGAGCAAAAACATAAAAATCGTCTTGTCGCCGAATATCGTCGCCTGGTCGAGAATAAACCACTTTACGTGCTGGATATCCCCGACGACTATAGCTATATGGATCCCGAGCTCGTCGCGCTGCTGGAAGAGGTTGTCCCCACCCTGCCCGAACTAAACTCGCGTTGTACCGCCACTTCACCCTGACTTCATTCTCACTTCACAATAATGAAATACTTTTCCTGAAGGACAAAAAGAACCCAGGGAAAGGAAATGACCACAACACGACGAGTTCTTCACCATGCAGGCTGGTTTGCATTGCTGGGGCCATTAGCGGGTATACCGGTTGCGATGATAGCGATAGTCGCCATTGCATTGCAGTATCACGATTTTCCGGACCGCTTTCTGTGGCAGATTGCCATCATATTGCCAATCGTCACATGGTTAGTTGGTGCCACCCCAGCGCTATTGGCGGGTATTGCCGTTGCCTGTCTGCCTGCGGAAATTTATGCGTTTCACTATCGGCGCATCCTCGCCAGCGCGGCGATCGGCCTGGTCATTAGCGTGGCAATTACGCTATCAAGTGTGCTGTTTTTCACCGATAAAAATCTTATGCACTTTATCCTGCGTGAAGAGATTTTCTGGGTCATTGCTGGCGCGGGTCTGCTTGCCGGTGTGGTTATGGGGTGGTTGATACCTTATCTGCCGGGAATGAAGTCGAAGGAAAACGCCTGATGAATAAATTTCTGCACCATATTTGCTGGTACGTGGGGCTTGGGCCGTTTATCCCGCTGCCATTGATCCTCTTTTTTCCCGGCGGAGGTTCGATAACCGGACTCTTAGGGCAGCTTCCTGAGATATTATCCCTCACCTGGATTGTTGCCGCGCTGCCCGCACTGCTTTCAGGCGTTTTTATGGCTATCCTGTCAGGGCAAGTTTATCGCATCTGGTTTTGGCGTTTATTGACCGGGGGAATCGCGGGCGTTGTGATAACGGCTATTTGTTGCGGCATCATTGGCGCATTTATCCCGATGCTTTTCTATTTAATCCCGCTGTTACTTATCTCAGCGCTGCTGTCCGGCATCGTTATGGGGCTGATCATCCCCTGGCTACCACCGCGAGTCGCCCCACATCAGTAATCGTCATCCAGCCGACGCTGATCGCTCTCCAGTTGCCGACGATCCTGGTCCAGCTGGCGCTGACGATCGTCAAGCTGGCGGCGGCGATCCTCAATTTGCCGCTGCCTGTCGTCATACTGCCGCTGGCGATCGCTATTTTGCTGGCGGCTGCCCTGATAGCGCCCGTCATCATAATCATCATCCGAACGGCTATCACTGGGGTGATAAGCATCATTAATTGCCTGCTGAATATTGCCGATCGCGTCGTCAATAATATCAGCGTGCGCCAGCGGGTTGGCCAGCGCCAGGGTGCAGAAAAGCAAAGCGGTAGAGTAACGTTTCATAAAGCCAGTCTCATCGGTGGGCTGGCTCTACGTTAATCAACGGCTATCATCGCGAGTAGCGGAGGAATCTCAAATCCGCTGCTGCTCAATCGCGCCGATAGCGTCCACCCGGCCCTGATGACGCCCGCCTTCAAACTCGGCTGCCAGCCAGGCATCGACGATCATTTTCGCCAGCTCAAGACCAATCACCCGCGAACCAAAAGCCAGGATATTGCTGTCATTATGCTGGCGTGAAAGCTGCGCGGAGTAAGGCTCGCTGCACACGACGGCACGAATACCGGGGTGCTTATTGGCGGCGATAGAGATACCGACGCCGGTACCGCAGATAAGAATTCCCCCATCAACCTCGCCGGCGGCAACGGCCTGGGCGACGGCGCTGGCGTAGCGCGGATAGTCGGTGCGCTCCGTTGACCATGCACCTTTATCCACGACCTCAATACCGCGCTGGCGCAGGTGCGCCAGAATATCGTCTTTCAGGATAAACCCGACGTGATCGCAGCCAAATGCAATCCTTTTCATACATAGCCTCGCCTGTTATTAACTTTACGAACATAGGTTGTCTTGTGATTTAAACGGCAATACTTGCCGATTTAAACAGCAAACCCACCGTCATCTGCGCTTGTTCTACACGGCGTCATTTCACAAATCAAGTCTAAAAATCATTTACCTCGAGTGTTTTCAATTTTAATTGCGTTAAAATAAATAACATAAATAGATGATTTTTATACAGTTAAATCACAAATTCACTTTTTGAAGACTCAACAAAACTTCACAGAATACAAAACTTTATAAAAATACATTTTTTGTGAAGTTGATTGTATCTTTTCTGTTTTGCCTGTGGTGATATAGTGGCGTCTTCATTTTATGGACAAAGAGAAAGCGATGAGTCAGTCAGAATCCAGTTCGCTCCCCAACGGTATCGGCCTCGCCCCCTGG
This Klebsiella sp. RHBSTW-00484 DNA region includes the following protein-coding sequences:
- a CDS encoding low molecular weight protein tyrosine phosphatase family protein, giving the protein MNVLFVCSRNQWRSPTAEQVFRRYPGMNVRSAGTSRNARKPLSPELLHWADIICVMEQKHKNRLVAEYRRLVENKPLYVLDIPDDYSYMDPELVALLEEVVPTLPELNSRCTATSP
- the yjdP gene encoding DDRRRQL repeat protein YjdP; translated protein: MKRYSTALLFCTLALANPLAHADIIDDAIGNIQQAINDAYHPSDSRSDDDYDDGRYQGSRQQNSDRQRQYDDRQRQIEDRRRQLDDRQRQLDQDRRQLESDQRRLDDDY
- the rpiB gene encoding bifunctional allose-6-phosphate isomerase/ribose-5-phosphate isomerase RpiB — encoded protein: MKRIAFGCDHVGFILKDDILAHLRQRGIEVVDKGAWSTERTDYPRYASAVAQAVAAGEVDGGILICGTGVGISIAANKHPGIRAVVCSEPYSAQLSRQHNDSNILAFGSRVIGLELAKMIVDAWLAAEFEGGRHQGRVDAIGAIEQQRI